AGCTTGCCGGGGTAGTCGCCGCTGTAGGGCACGTCCTTGTAGGCCACAGGAAAGGTCGTGGCCAGCTTGCCCGAAGGGTTGGTTTTGCCGCTTGGCAGCCCGGCCAGGGCGTTGCCGCCTTCCTGGCCGGGCTGCCAAGCCAGCAAAATGGCGTCGGCTTGGTCGCGCCAGCTGGCCATTTCCACCACGCCGCCGGTGTTGATGACGACGATAACCTTCTTGTTGTGGGCGTGAAACGCGGCGGCTACCTGCTTCAGCAGGGCCTGCTCGGTGGCGGTAAGAGTGAAGTCGTCGGTTTCTTTGCGGTCGCCGCCCTCGCCCGCGTTGCGGCCCAGCGTGAGCACGGCCACGTCAGCCGCCTGGGCGGTTTGCGCCAGGCCCAGGGCCTCGGCCGCCATTTCGGGGATGACCGGGGCGGGGTCGAGCAGGCCGCGGGTTTTGGGCAGCTTGGCCTTTTCGGCGCGCAAGTGCTGGGCGTAGCCCTGGCTGAGTCGGGCATCGACGGTGTAGCCGGCGCTGGCCAGGCCCTGGGCCATCGAGATAGTGTAGGCGCGTTTCACGTCGCCGCTGCCCGTGCCGCCGGCAATCAGGTTGTAGGAGGCGTTGCCGAACAGGGCCACCTTGCGGCCGGTAGCCAGGGGCAGGGCCCCGGCTTCGTTGCGCAGCAGCACCATGCTTTCGGCGGCGGCCTGGCGGGCCACGGCGGCGTCGGTCTTCAGGGCCGGCTGGCTGTTGTAGGCGGCCTTTTTGAAGGTGGGCGACTTAAGGACCAGCTCCAGCACGCGGGTCACGTTCACGTCGAGCTGGGCCGGGGCGAGGGCCCCGCTTTTCAGGGCCCCCAGGATGGCCTGGGTCTGGGTGTACACGCCGGGCATCAGCAGGTCGTTGCCGGCCTTGAGCTGGGCCACGGCGTCGTGGCCGCCGTACCAGTCGGTCATCACCAGGCCCTTGAAACCCCATTCCTGCCGCAGCAGGGCGGTGAGCAGGTCGTGGCTTTCGGAGGTATAGGTGCCGTTCACCTTGTTGTACGACGACATCACCGTCCAGGGCTGGGCCGTTTTCACGGCAATCTGGAAGCCGCGCAGGTAAATTTCCCGCAGGGCCCGCTCGCTCACGTGCGAGTTGAGCTGCATGCGGTTGAACTCTTGGTTGTTCACGGCAAAGTGCTTGATGGACGTGCCCACGCCGTTCGACTCGATGCCGTTCACGAAGGCCGCGGCCATGTGGCCGGCCACCACCGGGTCTTCAGAATAATACTCAAAGTTGCGCCCACCCAGCGGGTTGCGGTGGATGTTCATGCCCGGGGCCAGCAGCACGTCGATGCCAAAGGCCCGCACTCCGCTGCCGAAGGCCACGCCCACCTTGTGCACCAGGGCCGTGTCTCAGCTCGAAGCCAGCAGCGTGGCCACCGGGAAGGCCGTGGCGTAGTAGGTTTTGGTGCTGTCCTTGCCCCGGATGGCGTCGATGCGCACGCCCGCGGGCCCGTCGGAAAGCGTGAGCGAGGGGATACCCAGCCGCGCCACGGCGTGCGAGCGGCCAGCCGCGCCGGGTACCATCTAGGGAATCTTGTCGTCGCCGGGGTTGCCGGGGGGCAGCATCCCGGCCGGGAAGCCCGACGGGTAGAAGCCCATGCCCACCACGAGCTGCACTTTTTCTTCGGGCGTGAGGGCCCCCAGCACTTCCTTGAGGGTGGCTTTGCCCAGTTGAGGAGCGCCGGCAGCCGGGGCTTTGGCGGGCGCTTTCGCAGGGGTTTTGGCGGGGGCTTTGGTTTGGGCCCCGGCCGGGGCGGCGCTGCCCAGCAGCGCGGCCAGGGCCAGCCGGCGGAAAGAGGTGGCGCGGGGCGGGCAGGCTTTGGAGAACTTAGGAATTGGCAGGCGGACGAGAAGGGTGGGAGAAAATAGGGGCCCCGGGGCCCTAATAGAGCACCAGCGTACTGAACGAATCGGCGGGCAGCTGCGGGACAAACGTGCGCGCACCCACCCGGATGGCCACGCTGCGGGCCACAGCGTCAGGGTTTTGGAGTACTACCACGATGCTACGGTCGAGGTTTTGAAACGCCAGCAAATTGGCGTAGGGGCCCCGGGCGGGCAGGCGCCGGGCCCCCGGCCGCACGTAGTGGCTGAGGTGCTTCATCAGGTAGTATTCGTGCGTCCACTGATAGGTTTGGGCGGCTTCGTCCACGGCCACCAGCGAGTTTTGGCGCCAGCCCCAGCGGCTGAGGCCCCCTTGCTTGAGCGCAATGTTCCAGTACAAGTAGGCGTTAGCGCCGTTGCCGAGGTACTGCTTCATCAGGTCCCAGGTGTAGCGGCAGTACTTCCAGTCGTTCTGGCCGTCGCCGCATTCCTGCTCCGACTGGTACAGGGCCAGGTCGGGGTAGCGGCGGTGGATGCCCGGGATGGCCGCCTTGCCCGCCCATTGGAAGCCCACGCCGTGCACGTAGGGCGCGCTGCGCGGGTCGCGCAGCACGGTGTCCACCAGCGCTTCGGTGGGCCGCTCCATGGTGCCGAAAAAAATATCGGTTTTGCTGGGCGCCATTTGGGGCCCCAGGTAGCCGATGAAGCGGGCCAGCCCGGTGGCCGTCCAGGGGCAGCTCGGGAACACCTGCGCCGAGTTGAACTCGTTCTGCGGCATCACCATGCCGATGGTGATGCCCTCGGCCTTATACGCTTCGATGAACTTGCGGAAGTACAAAGCATAGGCCGTGAAGTACTTATCGTCCTGGATGAACAGGTTGTGGCCCTCCTTGCCCTGGCGGTCCACGGGCAGGCCGTTGTCGGCCAGGGTCGGGAAGGCCTTGCGGGACTCGGGCCGCACGGCCGCGGCGGCGTAGTGGCGGTTGGCCTTCATCCAGGTGGGCGGGCTCCAGGGCGAGGCCCACAGGCGCAGGGCGGGGTACTGCCGCTGGGCCTGCTTGATGAACGGAATCAGCGTTTCCCGGTCGTTGGCAATGCTGAAGTTGGCCATCGAGAAATCGTCCGGCGTCTCGTCGTACGAGTACCAGTCGCGCGAGAAGTCGTTGGCTCCCACCGGCATCCGGCAAATGGTGAAGTTGGCCCCCACGCCCGGCGCAAACAGCTCCCGGAACACGCCGGCGCGCTCGGCCGCCGGCAGCAGGGCCAGCGACGTCCAGCCCAGCTCATTGAAGCAGGCGCCGAAGCCGGTAATGGTTTGCGCCGGGTGCGTCAGGTCAATTTCGGCGTCGGCGGGGCCCCGGGCGGTGGTGGCGCGCGGCGCGGGCTGGGTGCGCCAGGGGGCCGTGGCGGTGGTCGTGACCCAGGCCGTGGCCGGTTGGGGCTGGGCCCGGGCCCACTGGGACCCCAGTGCGAGAGCGGCGCCGGCGAATAGTTTTGGCAGCATAAGCGGTGGAAATGGAGGTAAGGGGCTCCGCGGGGCCCCAAAAACGAACGGCCGTTGGATGCGGCCGTTCGATAAAAATAGCACCGGCTAGTAGCCCGGGTTCTGGGTCAGGTTGGCGTTCACGTTGAGCTCGGACTGCGGGATGGGGAGTAGGTTGTTGAACTTCTGCACGGCCTCTCTTCTATTCCGCCGCGGAGGACGGGTACAGGGCCCGCAAAATGCTTGGCGATAAGGGCCCCAGGGCCCACGCCGCGCCTAATACTTTATTGGCAAAATAGGGAGTGCAGGCCCAGGTGTGCTTTATTTGCAACACACAAACGTTTGCAAGAAAAGTGCTTAATTTTTGTGCCGAACTCCGGCCAGGATTCTTCGCGCCCCTGGCCTTGCCCGCCGCGGCCCAGTCGCCCGCCGTTGGGCTGCAAGTGGTAGCCAATAATGTTTGCACGTGCGCAGCAGCCCGCTCGGTTCGGTACCGACCACGCCCAGCCGGCCCCTGGGGCCCCGACGCCGACGCGGCCCCAACCGTACAATACGCCGGCAGCGCCGTAACCGTCAAAATGACTTAGAAATCCGCAGAATGCCGCGCGGGAAACCCCACGCGGTTAATTTTTCCTCACCCCCACTTTCAAATGCCCCTTTTCTCCATTCGCGCCCAAGCCCTGGTGGCGGCTGCGCTGTTTTGCGCCACTGCCGGCGCGGCTTCGGCCCAAACCAAAAAGCCCGGGGCCCCCGCCGCCAAGCCCACGGCCAACGCCCAGCAGGCCCTGCTGGGCCACGAGGCCGAAATCGACGCCCTGCTCCAAAAGCTGACGCTGGAGGAAAAGGTACACATGATCCACGCCAACTCGGCCTTCGCAGCCGGCGGCGTGCCGCGCCTGAACATTCCCGAAATCATGACCTCGGATGGACCCCACGGCGTGCGCCCCGAGCAGGGCCGCAACTGGGAGCCGCCCGTGGGCGCCAACGACGCCAGCTCGTACTTGCCCACCAACAACACGCTGGCCGCCACCTGGAA
This genomic stretch from Hymenobacter sp. PAMC 26628 harbors:
- a CDS encoding glycoside hydrolase family 3 C-terminal domain-containing protein, which translates into the protein MHKVGVAFGSGVRAFGIDVLLAPGMNIHRNPLGGRNFEYYSEDPVVAGHMAAAFVNGIESNGVGTSIKHFAVNNQEFNRMQLNSHVSERALREIYLRGFQIAVKTAQPWTVMSSYNKVNGTYTSESHDLLTALLRQEWGFKGLVMTDWYGGHDAVAQLKAGNDLLMPGVYTQTQAILGALKSGALAPAQLDVNVTRVLELVLKSPTFKKAAYNSQPALKTDAAVARQAAAESMVLLRNEAGALPLATGRKVALFGNASYNLIAGGTGSGDVKRAYTISMAQGLASAGYTVDARLSQGYAQHLRAEKAKLPKTRGLLDPAPVIPEMAAEALGLAQTAQAADVAVLTLGRNAGEGGDRKETDDFTLTATEQALLKQVAAAFHAHNKKVIVVINTGGVVEMASWRDQADAILLAWQPGQEGGNALAGLPSGKTNPSGKLATTFPVAYKDVPYSGDYPGKLLDPNAPSGANSFMGKPSENTYEEGIYVGYRYYSTFKVKPAYEFGYGLSYTTFTYGKLQLSTPTLAGKITASIQVTNSGKVAGKEVASVKSLVQRLSELPPNIAVPG
- a CDS encoding glycoside hydrolase family 30 protein, giving the protein MLPKLFAGAALALGSQWARAQPQPATAWVTTTATAPWRTQPAPRATTARGPADAEIDLTHPAQTITGFGACFNELGWTSLALLPAAERAGVFRELFAPGVGANFTICRMPVGANDFSRDWYSYDETPDDFSMANFSIANDRETLIPFIKQAQRQYPALRLWASPWSPPTWMKANRHYAAAAVRPESRKAFPTLADNGLPVDRQGKEGHNLFIQDDKYFTAYALYFRKFIEAYKAEGITIGMVMPQNEFNSAQVFPSCPWTATGLARFIGYLGPQMAPSKTDIFFGTMERPTEALVDTVLRDPRSAPYVHGVGFQWAGKAAIPGIHRRYPDLALYQSEQECGDGQNDWKYCRYTWDLMKQYLGNGANAYLYWNIALKQGGLSRWGWRQNSLVAVDEAAQTYQWTHEYYLMKHLSHYVRPGARRLPARGPYANLLAFQNLDRSIVVVLQNPDAVARSVAIRVGARTFVPQLPADSFSTLVLY
- a CDS encoding RagB/SusD family nutrient uptake outer membrane protein produces the protein MQKFNNLLPIPQSELNVNANLTQNPGY